The Desulfovibrio aminophilus genomic sequence AACCCAGCCGCTTCATGGCGGCCAGGGCGTCCAGCACCGGCTGCGGACAGGAGAGCCCGCGCGCGTCGACTGTTTCAGCCATTGTCTCTCTCCTTACGCCTTTTTCCGCATGGCGAAGCCGATGAACAGGCAGAAGGCCATGCCCAGGACCCAGGCCTCCATGCCGTGGGGGCCGAGGCCCTTGGGCGAACTGGCCAGTCCGAAGTTGTGCGCGAAGGCCGCGCCCACGATCATGCCCAGGACGAACACGGCAGAGTCGCCGTCGCCCTCGCCGGCCATGAACAGCTGGCGGCCGGGGCAGCCCCCGGCCAGGGCGAAGGCCAGGCCCGCCAGGACCATGCCCGCGAAGTTCCAGAAGTGCAGGGCGTGGGCCACGGGCTGGCCCTCGAAGCCGAGCCGGAACTGGCCCAGGGCCAGGTTGACCACCAGGGCCGCGACCAGCAGGGCCAGCACGCCGCAAAGGAGGTGCGTCTGGCGGAACAGGAGCAGGTCGCGGAACGCGCCCATGGTGCAGAAGCGGCTGCGCTGGGCCAGGCCGCCGATGATGAGCCCGGCTCCCAGCGCCAGGACCAGGGGCGCGTGCTGCGCGCCGGGGCCCTTGAGGCTGTAGAAGAGCACGCCGCTCACCGGCTGGCCTTCCTGGGCCGGGTAGAGGAACAGGAGCGCCAGGAACAGGACCATGACCAGGGGCAGGACCAGCCCGACGGCGGCCGGGGCCTGCTGGCTGCGGCCCAGGGTGAAGCCGCCGCGCAGGAACAGGGTGCCGATCCAGATGCCGCCGATGAGCCCGGCGATGCCGAGCACGGCGTTCAGGTCGCCGCCCGCCAGGCGGAGCAGGGCGCGCCAGGGGCAGCCCAGGAAGATGAGCGCGCCGATCATGGCGAACGCGCCCAGGAGGAAACGCACGATGGGCGCTGACCCGGCGCGGGGCCGGAAGTCCTTGGCCGCCAGGGCCGCCAGCAGCGAGCCCAGGACGAAGCCGATGATTTCCGGCCGCATGTACTGGACCACGTCGGCCCGGTGCAGGCCGACGGCCCCGGCGATGTCCCGCTCGAAGCAGGCCACGCACACGCCCATGTTGCCGGGGTTGCCCCAGAACTGCAGCAGCGGCGCCAAGACGCCGATGGCCAGTCCCACTCCGATGATGCCCCATCTGGTGGCGAACGAGTTCTTCACCGCCCCTCCTTCATCTCTCCGCGATTGCCGGAATGCGGCCGTTTCCCGGCCGGGCCTGGATCGTATTCTTCCATCAATAGTATTTTTCCGCCCCTGGCAAATACGAAAAGGCTATGGGTTTCGAGGAGATCGAATGAAATTGTCGATACAAGGAGGGGAGAAAAAAGACGGCCGGGTCGGCGCGCGCCGAACCGGCCTGGGAACCGCCGCCGGAGGCGTTCAGCGGCAGGGACAGTCGGAGAGCAGGCTCTCGATGGTCATGGAATCCAGGGTGTTCATCATGGCCTGGGCGGCCTCGATCCAGATGCCCCGGGTCATGCACTGTCCGGCGCGGTTGCACTCGCCGCACTCGCTGCACGGGGCCAGGCACTCGGTCTTCTCCAGGGCGCGCACGATGTCGCCCACGGTGATCTGGGAGGCGGGGCGGGCCAGGGAATGGCCTCCGCCGACGCCCCGGCGGCTCTTGATGAAGCCGCTCTTCTTCAGCTCGTTGATGAGCTTCTCCAGGTACTTTTCCGAAATTCCCTGGCGTTTGGCGATGTCCGAGATGGGCACCGGTCCTTCCTCGCCGTGCAGGGCGATGTCCAGGACCATGCGGGTGCCGTAGCGGCTCTTGGTGGTGATGCGCATGGCGCAGATTTCATCCGAGGATGGCGCGGACATGGCTCAGGATGTCTCCCGGTTTCACGGGTTTGGTGAGGAAGGCGACCGCCTCCGGGACGGCGTGGCGGCCGGCGGGCATGCCGCTGACCACGATGACGGGCGGGATGTTCTTGACCCCGTCCTGGACCAGGCGGTGGTGGAAGCGCGGCCCCCATCCCTTGGGCATGGCGATGTCCAGGGTGATCAGGTCGGGCTTCTCCGCGCGGAAGACCCGCATGGCCTCTTCGCCGTCGCGGGCCACGCAGGTGGCGTAGCCTTCCTCCTCGAAGAGGGCCTTGAAAAAGAGCACGATGTTCGGGTCGTCGTCGATGATCAGGATCTTCTTCCGACGCCGACCGGCGGCCGGGGAGCAACCCTCCCGGCCGCCGCCCCCGGATTGGGGGGCGGCGGCGGAGGGATCGTTCCTGGGTGTGTTGTCCCTGCTACTCATCTTCCTTGGGCTTCAGGTGGTCCGGGACGATGGCCATCTTGATCAGGAGGGGCTTGAGGAAGGACCAGCGGATGCCGATCCTGTACTCTTCCTCCAGGTCGCGGATGGCGTCCCAGCAGTTGTGACACGGGGCGATGACCAGCTTGGCCCCCGTGGCCAGGATCTGGTCGCGCTTTTTGCGCAGAGCCACGTTGCGCTGCGGTCGGAACTTGCCGACGCCGTTGAAGCCGCCGCCACCGCCGCAGCAGTAGTTGTGCTCCTTGTTCGGCGTCATTTCGATGAAATAACCCGGTTCCACCAGATAGCTCATGATCTCGCGGGTGACAAGCGCGAGGCCGTGGTTGCGCACGTAGTTGCAGGAGTCCTGCAGGGTGACGGGCTCCTTGATGCGCTTGGCCGGGTCGATCTTGATCTTGCCCGTGCGCAGGGCCTCGGCCACCCACTCCACATAGTGGATGTAGGGCGCGGGCGGCAGCCCGTCGGGGCGTCCGACCCAGTACGGACCCTCGATGACCGTGCCGCGGTGGGCGTGGCCGCACTCCGTG encodes the following:
- a CDS encoding response regulator; translated protein: MSSRDNTPRNDPSAAAPQSGGGGREGCSPAAGRRRKKILIIDDDPNIVLFFKALFEEEGYATCVARDGEEAMRVFRAEKPDLITLDIAMPKGWGPRFHHRLVQDGVKNIPPVIVVSGMPAGRHAVPEAVAFLTKPVKPGDILSHVRAILG
- the yedE gene encoding YedE family putative selenium transporter, encoding MRSRPGRETAAFRQSRRDEGGAVKNSFATRWGIIGVGLAIGVLAPLLQFWGNPGNMGVCVACFERDIAGAVGLHRADVVQYMRPEIIGFVLGSLLAALAAKDFRPRAGSAPIVRFLLGAFAMIGALIFLGCPWRALLRLAGGDLNAVLGIAGLIGGIWIGTLFLRGGFTLGRSQQAPAAVGLVLPLVMVLFLALLFLYPAQEGQPVSGVLFYSLKGPGAQHAPLVLALGAGLIIGGLAQRSRFCTMGAFRDLLLFRQTHLLCGVLALLVAALVVNLALGQFRLGFEGQPVAHALHFWNFAGMVLAGLAFALAGGCPGRQLFMAGEGDGDSAVFVLGMIVGAAFAHNFGLASSPKGLGPHGMEAWVLGMAFCLFIGFAMRKKA
- a CDS encoding Rrf2 family transcriptional regulator; this encodes MSAPSSDEICAMRITTKSRYGTRMVLDIALHGEEGPVPISDIAKRQGISEKYLEKLINELKKSGFIKSRRGVGGGHSLARPASQITVGDIVRALEKTECLAPCSECGECNRAGQCMTRGIWIEAAQAMMNTLDSMTIESLLSDCPCR